From one Dermacentor variabilis isolate Ectoservices chromosome 3, ASM5094787v1, whole genome shotgun sequence genomic stretch:
- the Pex14 gene encoding peroxisomal biogenesis factor 14, translated as MEDTDPSTDTPVTEVVNSPPSDGSEVCTAEDKSAVKTPDFQLPRENLIATAVNFLENPRVQGSPLSQKRAFLLKKGLTAEEIDVAIERARIGNPNTVAEHGLPYPMSPPQLPPPLPPRLLQPEYSIWSQLSHFSSSMVIVGVACYGAYYMYKRYMEPYLRGWDGPKSKPDRLSQVQEQISALTQAIQQLREAVASLELAVAQDRKLQKPAEALDSAKQDRTISELKSEVLSVKALLLSRNQFPSAPKLTPPAPSIPTWQLSSNGDDGKENGTASESSEPEESEEQDSKSTKEPVESRKEEMLHNRPSGLA; from the exons ATGGAAGATACGGATCCGTCGACGGACACACCTGTCACGGAAGTTGTGAACAGCCCACCGTCT GATGGGTCGGAAGTGTGCACTGCTGAGGACAAAAGCGCGGTCAAAACACCGGATTTTCAATTACCTAGGGAGAACCTT ATAGCTACTGCTGTGAACTTCCTTGAAAACCCGCGCGTTCAAGGCAGCCCGCTTTCGCAGAAACGAGCTTTCTTGCTCAAGAAAG GCCTAACAGCTGAGGAAATCGATGTGGCCATTGAAAGGGCAAGGATTGGGAATCCGAACACAGTAGCCGAGCATGGACTCCCTTATCCAATGTCACCACCCCAGTTGCCCCCTCCTCTGCCACCACGTTTGCTGCAGCCAG AATACTCAATATGGTCCCAACTGAGCCACTTCTCTTCATCGATGGTGATAGTTGGGGTTGCCTGCTATGGCGCTTACTACATGTACAAG CGGTATATGGAGCCGTACCTGAGAGGCTGGGATGGTCCAAAGTCCAAGCCAGACCGGCTGTCCCAAGTCCAGGAGCAAATCAGTGCCCTCACTCAAGCCATCCAGCAACTGAGGGAGGCGGTTGCGTCTCTTGAGTTGGCTGTTGCTCAAGACAGGAAGCTCCAAAAGCCAGCT GAGGCCCTGGACTCTGCGAAACAGGACCGCACCATCTCTGAGCTCAAATCCGAGGTCTTGTCGGTCAAGGCTTTGCTTCTGAGCAG GAATCAATTTCCGAGCGCACCGAAATTGACTCCGCCTGCACCTAGCATTCCCACGTGGCAACTCTCAAGCAATGGCGATGACGGGAAAGAAAACGGCACTGCTTCTGAG TCAAGCGAACCTGAAGAGAGCGAAGAGCAGGATTCAAAAAGCACAAAGGAGCCCGTGGAATCAAGAAAGGAAGAGATGTTGCATAATAGGCCAAGTGGCTTGGCTTGA